The following coding sequences are from one Kallotenue papyrolyticum window:
- the rph gene encoding ribonuclease PH, whose translation MPRSDGRAADQLRPIEIIVDYQRYAEGSALIRYGNTHVLCSATVEAGVPAWLRGQAEPQGWLTAEYALLPRATLTRTRRERNGLGGRTQEIQRLIGRSLRAALDLSLLGERTITIDCDVLQADGGTRTAAITGGYVALARAIQRLLARGELATSPLVTPIAAVSVGIVKGEALLDLDYSEDSIADVDANLVQTGDGRLVELQATAEGSAFDRAQLDLLLRLGEHGIRQLLELQQMVLAAAPPL comes from the coding sequence ATGCCACGCAGCGATGGACGCGCCGCTGACCAACTGCGGCCGATCGAGATCATCGTGGACTACCAGCGCTATGCCGAGGGCTCGGCGCTGATCCGCTACGGCAACACGCATGTCTTATGCAGCGCGACGGTGGAAGCAGGAGTACCGGCCTGGCTGCGGGGCCAGGCCGAGCCGCAGGGCTGGCTCACTGCTGAATACGCGCTCTTGCCGCGCGCAACACTCACGCGCACCCGCCGCGAGCGCAACGGCTTGGGCGGACGTACGCAGGAGATTCAGCGGCTGATCGGGCGCTCGCTCCGTGCTGCGCTCGACTTGAGCCTGCTGGGCGAGCGCACCATCACGATCGATTGCGATGTACTGCAGGCCGATGGCGGCACGCGCACCGCGGCGATCACCGGCGGCTATGTCGCGTTGGCGCGGGCAATCCAGCGCTTGCTAGCACGGGGTGAGCTCGCCACCTCGCCCCTGGTTACCCCGATTGCGGCCGTCAGTGTTGGCATCGTCAAGGGCGAAGCGCTGCTCGACCTGGATTACAGCGAAGACAGCATCGCCGACGTGGATGCCAACCTGGTGCAGACCGGCGATGGCCGCCTGGTCGAGCTGCAGGCAACTGCCGAGGGTAGCGCCTTTGACCGAGCACAACTTGATCTGCTGCTCCGCCTGGGCGAGCACGGCATTCGCCAGCTCCTAGAGCTGCAACAGATGGTGCTGGCCGCCGCGCCGCCGCTATGA